In a single window of the Antennarius striatus isolate MH-2024 chromosome 3, ASM4005453v1, whole genome shotgun sequence genome:
- the rad17 gene encoding cell cycle checkpoint protein RAD17, which yields MNTLPLGHKAAPNKLNHWVDPSFIDFKGESHSLLGKGKRSRGLCLSLEPKRLKKKKNREVGSSVTHKSSLQRGSAQRDQDEPWVDRYSPRSQAELAVHKKKIEEVEKWIRVHTNTPKGGILLLTGPSGCGKTATVQILSVELGLRVQQWTNPLHQEPHSSSQYGGWRDWRENGFPSSTQVSQFQDFLLRANKYNCLKMFGEEEAAEKKFILVEDFPNQFYRQPGSLHDILRRFVKSSRCPLVFIVSDSLSGDSNSRFLFPRDVQEELDISNISFNPVAPTTMMKVLTRISTLEAEKSRGKMCVPDQAVLETLCSGSSGDIRSAINSLQFTSLPDTSAETGRWTLKRGGAVRSRGKARAASVKRSHQTREQDGGQAVGGKDASLFLFRALGKILHCKRVTPESSEAADCDPEESLPSHLSHQHRKALLVNPEAVVERSHMSGELFNLYLHQNYLDFFSGVDDVDQASKYLSDADLLTADWTSRGVMGEYGSSVATRGLLHCNAQQVSVGFRPLHKPNWLQVNKNHQDNCLTAQSLFRSFCLTPVCLQIELLPYLAKLNNPMRNQAQITFIQDVGQMPLRRFSCRLKLEHLTDKDSGQMEIENEEEEKKDQADVEENLSASQTQPTATHLLLEEEELTIDQYISD from the exons ATGAACACGCTTCCTCTGGGACATAAAGCTGCTCCCaacaag CTGAACCACTGGGTGGATCCATCCTTCATTGATTTTAAAGGGGAAAGCCACAGTCTGCTTGGAAAGGGAAAGCGCAGCAGGGGTTTGTGTTTGAGTCTTGAGCCCAAGAgactcaagaagaagaagaacagagagGTTGGCTCCTCAGTTACCCACAAGTCCTCCCTCCAGAGAGGATCAGCCCAGAGGGACCAGGATGAACCCTGGGTGGACAGATACTCACCCCGTTCTCAG gctgaATTAGCTGTCCACAAGAAGAAGATTGAAGAAGTGGAGAAGTGGATCAGagttcacacaaacactccaaAG GGGGGCATCCTGCTCCTGACTGGACCTTCAGGCTGTGGAAAAACTGCCACAGTCCAGATACTGTCTGTGGAACTGGGTCTCAGAGTCCAACAGTGGACCAACCCCCTCCACCAGGAGCCCCACAGCAGCAGTCAGTACG gaggatggagggactGGAGGGAGAACGGTTTTCCCAGCAGCACTCAGGTCTCACAGTTTCAAGACTTCCTGCTCAGAGCCAATAAATATAACTGTCTGAAAATGTTTGGTGAAGAAGAAGCTGCAGAAAAGAAGTTCATACTGGTGGAG GATTTCCCAAACCAGTTTTACAGACAGCCTGGAAGCCTTCATGACATCCTGAG GCGCTTCGTGAAGTCCAGCCGGTGTCCTCTGGTCTTCATCGTGTCTGACAGTTTGAGCGGAGACAGCAACTCTCGCTTCCTGTTCCCCAGGGACGTCCAGGAGGAGTTGgacatcagcaacatcag TTTTAACCCAGTGGCTCCGACCACCATGATGAAGGTCCTGACTCGGATTTCCACTCTGGAGGCGGAAAAG AGCCGTGGGAAGATGTGCGTCCCAGACCAGGCTGTGCTGGAGACGCTGTGTTCAGGAAGCTCTGGAGACATCCGCAGCGCCATCAACAGCCTGCAGTTTACATCCCTCCCAG ACACGTCTGCCGAAACGGGGCGATGGACGCTgaagaggggcggagctgtgaGGTCACGGGGCAAAGCCAGAGCGGCTTCTGTAAAGAGGTCCCACCAGACCAGGGAGCAGGATGGGGGGCAGGCTGTAGGGGGCAAAGATGCGTCGCTCTTCCTCTTCAGAGCGCTGGGGAAGATCCTGCACTGCAAAC GTGTGACTCCTGAAAGCTCTGAAGCAGCTGACTGTGATCCTGAAGAAAGTCTTCCGTCTCATCTGTCTCACCAGCACAGAAAGGCATTACTAGTGAACCCTGAG GCGGTTGTGGAGCGGTCGCACATGTCTGGAGAACTCTTCAACCTGTACCTCCACCAGAACTACCTCGACTTCTTCTCTGGTGTGGACGATGTGGACCAAGCTAGCAAATATCTGTCTGATGCTGATCTCCTCACTGCAGATTGGACG AGCCGTGGCGTCATGGGGGAGTACGGTTCATCCGTGGCTACCAGGGGACTACTTCACTGCAACGCTCAACAGGTGTCTGTTGGCTTCAGACCGCTGCACAAACCCAACTGGCTGCAGGTCAACAAGAAC CATCAGGACAACTGCCTGACCGCCCAGTCGCTGTTCAGGAGCTTCTGCCTGACGCCCGTCTGCCTGCAGATCGAACTGCTGCCCTACCTGGCCAAACTGAACAACCCCATGAGGAACCAAG cTCAGATCACTTTTATCCAGGATGTGGGACAGATGCCCCTGAGGCGGTTCTCTTGCAG attaaAACTGGAACATCTGACGGACAAAGACTCAGGCCAGATGGAGATAGAAaacgaagaagaggagaagaaagaccAGGCGGACGTTGAGGAGAATCTGTCAGCCAGTCAGACCCAACCCACCGCAACCCATCTGCtattggaggaggaggagcttacCATCGATCAATACATCAGTGACTAA
- the ube2l3b gene encoding ubiquitin-conjugating enzyme E2 L3b, producing MAASRRLAKELDEIRKSGMKNFRNIQVDESNLLSWQGLIVPDNPPYDKGAFRIEIIFPTEYPFKPPKITFKTKIYHPNIDEKGQVCLPVISAENWKPATKTDQVIQSLIALVNDPQPEHPLRADLAEEYSKDRKKFLKNAEEFTKKHGEKRPLD from the exons ATGGCGGCGAGCAGGAGGCTGGCCAAG GAACTTGATGAGATTCGCAAATCTGGAATGAAAAACTTCCGAAACATTCAAGTCGATGAGTCAAACCTGTTGTCATGGCAAGGGCTCATTGTTCCT GATAACCCTCCGTATGACAAAGGTGCGTTCAGAATCGAAATCATTTTCCCCACTGAGTACCCGTTCAAGCCTCCCAAGATCACATTCAAGACAAAAATTTATCACCCCAACATCGATGAGAAGGGCCAGGTATGCTTGCCCGTGATCAGCGCAGAGAACTGGAAGCCTGCCACCAAAACTGACCaag tAATTCAGTCTCTCATTGCACTGGTGAACGACCCCCAGCCGGAGCACCCCCTGAGGGCGGACCTAGCAGAAGAATACTCAAAAGACCGAAAAAAATTCTTGAAGAACGCTGAAGAGTTTACAAAGAAACATGGTGAAAAGCGGCCATTGGACTGA
- the ydjc gene encoding carbohydrate deacetylase isoform X1: protein MSEPRMKLVVTADDFGYCPKRNQGIVESFLAGGVSSTSLLVNASAAREAADLARRHNIPIGLHANLSEGIPVCQDLQQVSTLINQRGFFHGKMGVRHVLEEGQLDLKQVELELRAQVRLFTKLTGHLPRHVDGHQHVHVLPEVCEVFAHVLSDLKIPFTRVPLEKGLNSAPRLPPHIQAFHTLVENDALNAIPVFTHYGLRWPNMFLGVTTMGQNLSISNLQRALSHALVVGPSGTDGSSSLVCDPPVVTAELMVHPGYPSDAHEGGCGEGPDSFSQSADRQHELDVLTQPSLLAFYRQHRIRVCVFQDF from the exons ATGTCAGAGCCCAGAATGAAGCTGGTGGTGACGGCCGATGATTTTGGCTACTGTCCAAAGCGGAACCAGGGGATCGTGGAGAGTTTCCTGGCTGGAGGGGTTTCCAGCACGTCGCTGTTGGTCAATGCTTCTGCTGCCAGAGAGGCAGCAGACCTGGCTAGAAG ACACAACATCCCCATTGGTCTCCATGCCAACCTATCAGAGGGCATTCCAGTCTGTCAGGACCTCCAGCAGGTGTCCACTCTGATAAACCAGCGTGGCTTCTTCCACGGGAAAATGGGTGTCCGTCACGTCCTGGAGGAAGGTCAACTCGATCTGAAACAG GTGGAGCTGGAGTTGAGAGCCCAAGTCAGGCTGTTCACCAAGCTGACAGGTCACCTGCCTCGCCACGTCGACGGGCACCAGCATGTCCACGTCCTGCCAG AAGTGTGTGAGGTGTTTGCTCACGTCCTGTCAGACCTGAAGATTCCATTCACTCGTGTTCCACTGGAGAAAGGTCTAAACAGCGCCCCCCGGCTGCCCCCACACATACAGGCATTCCACACACTGGTGGAGAACGATGCTCTAAATGCCATTCCTGTCTTCACACACTATGGACTcag GTGGCCCAACATGTTCCTGGGGGTGACCACCATGGGTCAGAATCTGTCCATTTCCAACCTGCAGAGGGCCCTCAGCCACGCCCTAGTGGTGGGGCCCTCAGGCACCGATGGAAGCAGCAGCCTGGTCTGCGACCCACCTGTGGTCACAGCAGAGCTCATGGTCCACCCAGGTTACCCCAGTGATGCCCATGAGGGGGGTTGTGGAGAGGGTCCTGACAGCTTCTCCCAGTCAGCGGACCGACAGCACGAGCTGGACGTTCTCACACAGCCGTCACTGCTGGCCTTTTACCGCCAGCACAGaatccgtgtttgtgtgttccaaGACTTCTGA
- the nelfb gene encoding negative elongation factor B, whose amino-acid sequence MFAGLPELGISNGEDLKETLTNCTEPLKAIDQFQVENGILLPTLQSALPFLDLHGIPRLEFHQSVFDELREKLMERVAIIAEGKEEDRYGKLEELLEKSFPLVKMPSIQPVVMQVLKHLPKVPEKKLKLVMADKELYKVCAVEVKRQIWQDNQALFGDEVSPLLKQYIVEKEAALFSSDLSVLHNFFSASPKTRRQGEVVLKLTQMIGKNVKLYDMVLQFLRTLFLRTRNVHYCTLRAELLMSLHDLDISEICSVDPCHKFTWCLDACIREKFVDGKRARELQGFLDGVKKGQEQVLGDLSMILCDPFACNTLTLSIMRNLQELLSQDALPRDSPDLMLLLRMLSLGQGAWDMIDSQVFKEPRLDLEVVTRFLPAMMSVVVDDHTFTVEQKLPSEEKGSLSYPSTLPDAFNRYLQENRVACEMGLYYVLHIAKLRNKNALQRLLPALVETYNDMAFGDIFLHLLTGHLTLLSEEFGSEDFCSVVFDGFLLTSFSSKENVHRHTLRMLLHLHHKVLPSCMETLMKTLEPPKQSSEPVKELYTQVTEKLEAQKKSPAPLEETPSLDLGLHPVTVPTTASTPTTPH is encoded by the exons ATGTTCGCCGGACTCCCGGAACTCGGAATCTCCAACGGAGAGGACCTGAAGGAGACCCTGACCAACTGCACGGAGCCGCTGAAGGCCATCGACCAGTTCCAG GTGGAGAACGGCATCCTGTTGCCCACTCTCCAGTCGGCTCTGCCCTTCCTGGACCTCCATGGAATTCCCCGGCTGGAGTTCCACCAATCCGTGTTTGACGAACTTCGAGAAAAGTTGATGGAAAGAGTTGCTATCATTGCAGAAGGCAAGGAAGAAGACAG ATATGGAAAACTAGAAGAGCTGCTGGAGAAGAGTTTCCCCCTCGTCAAGATGCCGTCCATTCAGCCGGTAGTCATGCAGGTGCTCAAGCATCTTCCCAAG GTGCCAGAGAAGAAGCTTAAGCTGGTCATGGCTGATAAGGAGCTGTACAAAGTGTGTGCTGTGGAGGTGAAGAGGCAGATCTGGCAGGACAACCAGGCACTGTTTGGGGACGAAGTGTCGCCCCTCCTGAAGCAGTACATCGTGGAGAaagaagcagctctgttcaGCAGCGACCTCTCCGTCCTTCACAACTTCTTCAGCGCTTCTCCTAAAACACGACGCCAAGGCGAG GTGGTCTTAAAGCTGACCCAGATGATCGGAAAGAACGTCAAACTGTACGACATGGTGCTGCAGTTTTTACGGACGCTCTTTCTGCGCACGCGGAACGTCCACTACTGCACGCTGAGGGCAGAGCTGCTGATGTCTCTGCATGACCTGGACATCAGTGAGATCTGCTCAGTGGACCCGTGTCATAAG TTCACGTGGTGTTTAGATGCTTGTATCCGTGAGAAGTTTGTGGATGGCAAGCGAGCAAGGGAGCTTCAAGGCTTCTTGGATGGAGTGAAGAAAGGACAAGAGCAAGTTCTTGG aGACCTGTCCATGATCCTGTGTGACCCCTTTGCTTGTAACACCCTCACCCTGAGTATCATGAGGAACCTGCAAGAGCTGCTGAGTCAGGACGCGTTACCCAGG GACAGTCCAGACctgatgctgctgctcaggATGCTGTCTCTGGGTCAGGGGGCGTGGGACATGATCGACAGCCAGGTCTTCAAAGAGCCGCGTTTG GACCTGGAGGTGGTGACCCGCTTCTTGCCTGCCATGATGTCAGTGGTTGTTGACGACCACACCTTCACCGTGGAGCAGAAGCTTCCCAGTGAGGAGAAGGGTTCCCTGTCGTACCCCAGCACCCTGCCCGACGCCTTCAACAG GTACCTGCAGGAGAACAGAGTGGCCTGTGAGATGGGTCTCTACTACGTCCTTCACATCGCTAAACTGAGGAACAAGAATGCCCTGCAGAGACTGCTGCCGGCCCTCG TGGAGACCTACAACGACATGGCCTTTGGCGACATCTTCTTGCACCTGCTGACGGGACACCTCACGCTGCTCTCGGAGGAGTTTGGATCCGAGGACTTCTGCTCCGTCGTCTTTGACGGCTTCCTCCTTACGTCCTTTTCCAG TAAGGAGAACGTCCACAGACACACGCTCCGAATGCTGCTGCATCTCCACCACAAGGTGCTGCCTTCATGCATGGAGACCTTGATGAAAACCCTCGAGCCTCCAAAACAG AGCAGCGAGCCGGTGAAGGAGCTCTACACCCAGGTGACGGAGAAGCTGGAGGCCCAGAAGAAAAGCCCGGCGCCGCTAGAAGAAACCCCGTCTCTGGACCTGGGGCTGCACCCGGTGACGGTCCCCACCACCGCCTCCACCCCGACCACGCCCCACTGA
- the ak6 gene encoding adenylate kinase isoenzyme 6 yields MKKRPNILLTGTPGVGKTTLGRELALRSGLTYVNVGELAEEGQLYDGYDEEYQCPILDEDRVVDELDERMMEGGLIVDYHGCDLFPERWFHIVFVLRTDNTQLYTRLESRGYTGKKLKDNVQCEIFQTIYEEAMEAYSEDIVHQLPSNSPEDLENNLEQILQWTEQWIKDHN; encoded by the exons ATGAAAAAGAGACCAAATATTCTACtaacag GGACCCCTGGTGTTGGGAAGACCACGTTGGGACGGGAGCTGGCGCTGCGTTCAGGCCTGACCTACGTGAACGTAGGAGAGCTGGCAGAGGAAG GACAACTCTATGACGGTTATGATGAAGAATACCAGTGTCCAATCTTGGATGAAGACAGG GTGGTGGATGAGCTGGATGAGAGGATGATGGAAGGCGGTCTGATTGTCGACTATCACGGCTGTGACCTCTTCCCTGAACGCTGGTTCCACATCGTCTTTGTCCTGCGTACGGACAACACCCAGCTGTACACACGCCTGGAGAGCAG GGGCTACACAGGTAAGAAGCTGAAGGACAACGTGCAGTGTGAGATCTTCCAGACCATCTACGAGGAGGCCATGGAGGCCTACAGCGAGGACATCGTCCACCAGCTGCCCAGCAACTCTCCTGAGGACCTGGAGAACAACCTGGAGCAGATCCTGCAGTGGACTGAGCAGTGGATTAAGGACCATAACTAG
- the ydjc gene encoding carbohydrate deacetylase isoform X2: MSEPRMKLVVTADDFGYCPKRNQGIVESFLAGGVSSTSLLVNASAAREAADLARRHNIPIGLHANLSEGIPVCQDLQQVSTLINQRGFFHGKMGVRHVLEEGQLDLKQVELELRAQVRLFTKLTGHLPRHVDGHQHVHVLPVCEVFAHVLSDLKIPFTRVPLEKGLNSAPRLPPHIQAFHTLVENDALNAIPVFTHYGLRWPNMFLGVTTMGQNLSISNLQRALSHALVVGPSGTDGSSSLVCDPPVVTAELMVHPGYPSDAHEGGCGEGPDSFSQSADRQHELDVLTQPSLLAFYRQHRIRVCVFQDF, encoded by the exons ATGTCAGAGCCCAGAATGAAGCTGGTGGTGACGGCCGATGATTTTGGCTACTGTCCAAAGCGGAACCAGGGGATCGTGGAGAGTTTCCTGGCTGGAGGGGTTTCCAGCACGTCGCTGTTGGTCAATGCTTCTGCTGCCAGAGAGGCAGCAGACCTGGCTAGAAG ACACAACATCCCCATTGGTCTCCATGCCAACCTATCAGAGGGCATTCCAGTCTGTCAGGACCTCCAGCAGGTGTCCACTCTGATAAACCAGCGTGGCTTCTTCCACGGGAAAATGGGTGTCCGTCACGTCCTGGAGGAAGGTCAACTCGATCTGAAACAG GTGGAGCTGGAGTTGAGAGCCCAAGTCAGGCTGTTCACCAAGCTGACAGGTCACCTGCCTCGCCACGTCGACGGGCACCAGCATGTCCACGTCCTGCCAG TGTGTGAGGTGTTTGCTCACGTCCTGTCAGACCTGAAGATTCCATTCACTCGTGTTCCACTGGAGAAAGGTCTAAACAGCGCCCCCCGGCTGCCCCCACACATACAGGCATTCCACACACTGGTGGAGAACGATGCTCTAAATGCCATTCCTGTCTTCACACACTATGGACTcag GTGGCCCAACATGTTCCTGGGGGTGACCACCATGGGTCAGAATCTGTCCATTTCCAACCTGCAGAGGGCCCTCAGCCACGCCCTAGTGGTGGGGCCCTCAGGCACCGATGGAAGCAGCAGCCTGGTCTGCGACCCACCTGTGGTCACAGCAGAGCTCATGGTCCACCCAGGTTACCCCAGTGATGCCCATGAGGGGGGTTGTGGAGAGGGTCCTGACAGCTTCTCCCAGTCAGCGGACCGACAGCACGAGCTGGACGTTCTCACACAGCCGTCACTGCTGGCCTTTTACCGCCAGCACAGaatccgtgtttgtgtgttccaaGACTTCTGA